ataacttttaatgataaaataaagataataattaagaaaaaattcagaaaaactgttaaacaaaattaacaaatttgaaaactaAGATTTACATAAAttgtattaaacaaatatttaacatgGTCGGaaagtggaaaaaaaaacaaaagtaaaaaatatttaattttttaatcatgacGTGTTGACTATATGTTCTGGCTAGCTGAGTAATACGATttgttttagtttgaaaaaactattttacttttacacGCTATATCGACGATTTTCGGgtctttaatttaactttagtCTTTAGATTTATCTTCATCAAAATCCAGTATATCAAGTTGACATTTGATTGATTTTCTCTCATatcataaaaaacacaaaagctttaaagaaattaaagcttttgtgttttttcatgGTATCAGTGAAATGGTAtcataaatgatatttttatgatattagtcttattaattttgaataattcgatgttgtaaattaatttacatCATTAATTTAAATGGAAAGCTTTAAactaagttatttaaatataagcttattaaaaaagcaatcatttcttatgaaaaatttcaaaaatattactttgaacaaaaataaattttgcaagcCACTACCCAATTTTGTGTCTAATGTTCTCTAATagatttattagtttttataatttgttataattatttataattatattaataaggTAATTGGGTGTTGCATTATTACGAAAATAGATATAAAGAATCAAATCAAATACACAAAGTTATCTTGTTGTAATATACATGTCATTAAATTGCTAATGAAAAACCTTGCAATTTAGTGAAAATTTAGAAACTGAAACTTTTATATCTGACttttgaattcaaaaatattctAGCTAAGGCAGAGTGTACATTTATCTACCGACTATTTAGGGATAGACGCAGTTTAATATGTATATAGACTGTCTAGAATTTTCTAATACTATATTGTATAGAATATACAATCTAGTATTAGAAAGTGTCAAAACATCGACAAGATTTTTggattcttttaattaaaaagggaaccttttcattaaaaaatagagTACTTCTCCAagtatattttatctattagattgttttttttttttgcgatgaaacttagttatatttaatcaattttaattttttttatttttaccttaaattaaattgctttcaaaTTACACagcttaaattataaaatattttttttggttaattttcattataaaaaaatttaaatttaatattttttctgacgcgcgaatagactataataaaatattgtctatTTGCGCGTAGGTGCGACTAGACTCacctaaacaatttttcttgaaaaaaaacgCATTATGATAATACCATATcaattttaacttctttttatatatacaacaaagttgttttaatataaatattcaaaatctgATATACTTATACAACCAATCTAAAactgattttatattaattttatttatttttgattatatatatttttgttattttgactaaaaaacttttttcacaaaaatcttCACAAtgtataattaaagttaattttaaaaaacactttgaaataaaaaagctcataactttattaaaacattacataaataattattagtgCTTTTAATTTTGTCTTAACACCTAACTGAGGGTTGTAACCTCACACCTAACTGAAGGTTGTTAGTTTATATGGTCACTACTTTAAGAAACCAAAAcgtagtttaataaaatttgtgttaACTTAAAATGGCCCTGaacttcttttttaagttttgccTCTTAAAAATTAGATCTAGGGGTAGAATGAAATTACGGTGAATTTTTgttcctgtttttttttaatcttatatttaccattactttttttttcaatatctttacTTGACACAATGATGACTATacaatgtttaatgttttatttttgtcttgaaatTGTTTTGAATGAATAGTATGactaaaaactgaaaaattcaataacgttaaaatattcataaattaatGTTCAAAACAATGTAGCCAAACATGTACAGATTTTAAAGATCGTTATTAAAGCTATTTAGGTCAAAAAAAGGCGTTTTATCATATAAGTGTTGTGACgtgctgaaaaaattaaatcttaaagtaaatcaaaattaatcaatgaaatttaaattattttaaaaacgttgCGGCGCTTTGAAGTTTTTTTGtacaatagttatttttttattttattgttattatcattatatgTGATGAATATGAATACATACATTGTTACTATAACTACTATTTGTgatatcatttattattattttcatcattttttatatattgatatattgcATCTTCaggtatttactttatattagtacttgtattattctaaacttttttaaatgctacATTTACTTTGAAATatgtttgatttgatttaattagGTTTGACTTGTTGACTATGTAAAACTTACGGTCTCTCAAATTGTAAGGAGGGTTGTTTAAATAACAAACGTTAATACTATACAAAATACATTACAATTTAATACTAAAAgtgcatataaaatattttaataaaaaaaactacgaAAAGTATTATGTGGAATAATAAGAGTtgctagtttaaaaatttaatcaaaataaaattagtttgatGATTTGTACAACAGTAGCTCATTATTATTGTTCcaagttaaaagaattttttttttaatgaattagaacaaacataaaataaaataaaaattgaattttctatgatatattttaaacaaaatggttTGACATGCGTCTTGGTTGCAgacattcagttttttttaatactactttTCCTCAAGAgtgataaaaaagttaaacgtgTCTTTCATTGTCTTTATTGGTtttggtattatttttattttattcttttttttttatcaaaaaagcaaGTTGCCCCCTCCCCTCTCCTCCCCATTAACATATTGATGGTTTATGCAACGGTTTGtatcaaaactaaaatattttgtactttttaaaattaaaagttaacaaaataacgttttgcagtttttttgtttgtttgtttatttagaaaacaagaaaacataaaagaaggtaataaaaaaataacaaactaggTGTgtgattttagaaaaagatatcATTGATAAAATACACTTCAAGTAAACAACAATcgtgttaaaaaaaagtaaatccaATTATTTGTAATTTCCCTTATTCTTTCTGTGAACTATCAAATTAAACTCAGCTTATTATGTGTgaccatttaaaataaactcatTAGACATGATACTTCTTACTTTTTCTTTGTCAATTCAATGCagattatttttggtttttttttaaagctgagATTAAAAGAACACTAAACCCGCTGCAGTGGGTGGCTAGCTTTAGGAGCAACTAGTGCGTAGAATGagtttcaataatatataatctttattCCTTCcgaatgtattttatttatgcaaacCCCTGAACCCAGTTTGCAAATAATgcagctaaaatattttaaactatttattatttcaactaTTTATTAATCAATCTTTAAAGAATTgactaataaagtaaaataataaacagattaatataattttagttgCACTATTTGCAAACTGGGTTCTTTGGGGcttgtaaaagttaaaaaatttagttaaaaaaaggctggattatttaagattaatgcagtcttttttttaactgaatttcCTTTTAACAGTCTTTTGTATACATCAACCTGAATCAtctaataaatttcttttttttaaaaaaaaaacagtaattacAGAAACCCCAACCACTATATTTAAAAGGTTTCTATTATTACTGACTGAAATTCGCACTAAATGATAATTGtgatatatatactatatatatatatatatatatatatatatatatatatatatatatatatatatatatatatatatatatatatatatatatatatatatatatatatatatatatatatatatacatatatgtagtatatatatatagtatatatgttacTGTTACCCGCAGTACCAGGAACTAGCTAAAtgctaatgtttataatataatttaatattgcaaaTCTGAGTTACATGTATTACCACAATCATCAGACAAGtagtaaaagtttaattttgctacctaaaagttttaactttgctatatatatatatatatatatatatatatatatatatatatatatatatatatatatatatatatatatatatatatatatatatatatatatatatatatatatatatatacatatactgcCGTACTTATAAAATAGACAGTAACTCCAAAGTTTCCATTCTTAGacattcttaaaaaacaaaaatggtaTTTAGCCAACCAGTCAGCTAAGTACATGTCAGAaacttttaatatcattaattGACTTCAAAAAAGAGCTTTCCtgatgttttaatgatttttaaaatttttatttaattatcataattaagcACATACATTCTTTTTGCTATGTACTAAAATTTTCAGCTGCACTGTCAGCATGCTTTAGGTAAGaaagaaaacaaactttttgcTTTGTATCATGAGAGAATATATGTTAATGATGTTAATGAAGTAAATTCCAGTCTAAgtcattattcatttttttcacttaCTGTCTATTTTGTAAGTAGAGCAGTATAACGTATACATGACGTGTTTAAACTTCATGTATTTGCTGGGTAATAAGTCATCAAActgcaatatttataaactgcTATATATAACTAACAATAATACTACTTGCTATATATaactaacaataataaaaaagatctgATGATTAATAAAGACTGATCTAAGTGACTGAAGTGCGTCTGGTTCATTGTTTTAGCGTCTAcgacaaaattaattttgtcttattttattaacactATTTTTCACACTGTAATGGTTTTTCACACTCGTATTATATAACCAGATCATTATACTTTGCAcaacaatgtaaaaaaaaaacgttttaacaaTCAATAAAGAAATGTCCAGccataattacttaaaaattagcACTAGGTTGTCAACAGTTTTCATTATGAGATTCCACGCTATGAAACAATCAAGGCCATCTttgtaacttaaatataaaaaaacaagagtGAAAAGTGTCCCGTATACATAGATTTGTTTAGACTTCTTCTGAATGAACCTAATAGAATTTCAAAGCTTAGCGAATTCTTTTTGTTATGTTGACACTCGTGTGCAGAAATAAACATGGTTCTAATGATacatacaaagaaaataaattagcataATTAACATAAGATTTTATGTTGATATTCACAAttgatttaaaagcttttagcttataaaaagtttttttcattttaattattctacttgaaatatttatgtttttatacaagggtatatttttcattaataattattttttgatttttttacgtaaagctttaatttaatttacttttaattaatattcATAACTAttctattactaaaaaaatttatgcacaACTTATTATATCTAATGTAAGTAGACCTCAATATGTTGTATTTGATGTCAATAGTTGcatttcattaaaactttaCCTTTTCAACTTgtttgtcaaatttttatttcattgacaAAAGGCAAGACGTCATTTAATTTTCTGCAATTTTCTTTACaacaacataattttattattaaatcttaaTTCTACAAATTATATCTTGCAATagatatgcaatatatattgcAAACGTGACATGAatgttagaaataaattttgtaattgtacaaaatttacaagatagataaaattaaataattactaattggttttttattttaattttatgtattactaataagcttattatattatttataatataaataatacgtGAATCATTATTCTTATGTTTTCCTATTTCCATTTATCAAAACAgtattggttttttttaataaatatgatatgtttagatattaaaaatacgTAAAAGGTTCATGCAACAACCGAAATGATATCTAATTTGACTGCAAAGCGAAATATATCCAGCTTAAATTTGTTTGAAGAAATAACTCTTTCAGAGTGGTGCCTTATTGCTGCATTTGCATTAATATTAATCACTGGAGTCTTTGGAAACGCTtttgttatatatgtttttggttttaaacGAAAATCAAATCACCGGTCAACGACAGATTGCCTAATCCTATATTTAggaataattgattttttaacctcattttttaacccgcttttatatatatactggaCAATAACAAAATACCAACGATGGGATTTTGGAAATTTAGGATGTCAAATTATTCCTTCAATCGGTCCAATAATGACGTCAGTTTCCTCAGGTTTGTTACTTATACTTGCAATCGATAGATATATCGCAATTGTAACTCCATTCTATGGACAGTTGACTCAGAAAACAGTAACAATGGCTTTTATTGTAGACATTTTTTTATCGATTTTGAGTTTTCTTCATTATATATTTGCACTAAGGATTCATCCAGCATATGGCTTTTGTTATATTCCAAATATGGCTGATTATAAATACGGTTTACCAAACTGTTCGTTTATCATTTTACGTCtaagtttattttcaattgtCTTTGGTTTtactaacataaaaatatttagaacgttaaaaaaatgtagcggaaatattaaaagtaaagaaGTTCGAGTGGAACgtcttaaacaaacaaaaaaaataacggTTGTGTTGCTAACAATGGGATTAGTATTCATATTGCTTGTTTTCCCTAGGGAGTTATTTTACTTGGTTATTCACATAACGCTTATAGACGGCAAAAAAAACGCCGCCAAATTTACTAACACGCTTATGGTAATAAACTCATGGTTAAAGGTTGCTCATACGGCAAATAGTTGCgctaatgtatttatatactcACATATGCAGACTAAATACAGAAAACAAATTATACAGATTTTAGCATCATTTGgatgttgtaaaaaaacattatctcGTCAAAGTATTTCTGTCTCCATTATTTCGTATATTAGAGATAGAGGAAGATTTTCATCCCGCAATTATCGacaagaattcaaaaaaatacttttgatacaAGAGGAAGACTCAATAAGTTCAGCTGACGCTGTTTTTTTTCAGAGAGCGCAACAATGGaaagttaaagtttaattttatgcaaaattatttgcaaaaaactgaataaataGCAACGATTGAAAGTATGAAAAAACCCATTGCCAACAGCGCAACAAAATCTCAGTTTCTTGCTTCAAAGTGAAAGTAGAAATAATTGAGTAGCTTAtcttaactttataaaaattataagtttatcTCTATTTAAAGATTTAACATCAACTACTTTAAGAACacaaaagattttctttaaaaataaacatagcaaggttacaaaatatagtttcaaataAAGTGGTTTAAACAGCGATGTCGTTACCACAAAATTCAGTGGCAACAGTCATCGATGACCTATAAATTAtgaatgtttttctttgtttaataaatttttttttataaagcgtaaactatatttaattgtgaactttatcaaatagtttgaataataaacattaaaaacaactttttgatttctttattgtttctttttgaacaaaaatcgTAAAAATTGGCTTTAGTGGTATCTTTAGTTACTTAGTTACGGTTTTAGTTTGAAACCCTTTCTTTTCTTACGTTGATTTTGTAGTTGCTgtgattatttttgttgtagttgCTAGGTTGTAAATGGGTAAAGAGCGttttagtttaaagaaaaacaaatttaatcatCCTAAAGCTACCGTTCTTTCTTTAGTAAGCTTTTAGCGTTTTCTTGGTTAAATCTCCAACTTTTAGCTTCATTATCTAGGATTATTCTTTCTTTAGATTTTAgctttttaacaattgtttaaaattattcaacttgagattaaacttcaaaatttcaGCATGGTGTGTTGAGGGCCAGCGCGAGTAAGAGTCAAGTGCCTTAGGGTTTTTTccgcaataatttaaaaaaaaagtcctaaaaaACCGACTCCGACGGAATGTACAAAAAGGcccaaatttgccgactaatttATTGAGCGTGTGGTGTTGGGAGAGGGGGTGGGGAAGGTGGGGGGTGAGGAGTTGGTTTTGGACGGTGGGGGAGAAAGCTGACACTCCAACACTTCTTTTCGCGCCGGATTTGAATGTGTTTATCCTTGTCATAAACTAACTTGATGTAagtttttgttgtatttataaatagttcAATTATGGTGTTTGTTGCATTTATCCAGACCtttcaataaatattgttaacaattattcaaaaaaatttagctgttTTAGTTCTTGATATTTATAGAAGGTAATAAATGATCGATAcgataattttacttttagaagATCGTTAATAGAAATAAGAAATAGAAATAGGAAATAGAAATAGGAAAtagaaataagaaataagaaaaagaaataagaaatagaaataagaaatagaaataagaaatagaaatagaaaataGATATAAGAAatagaaataagaaataaaaataagaaatagaaataagaaatagaaataagaaatagaaatagaaaataGATATAAGAAATAGAAATAAGAAATAGAAATAAGAAATAGAAATaagaaatagaaataataaatagaaataagaaatagaaataagaaatagaaataagaaatagaaataagaaatagaaataagaaatagaaataagaaatagaaataagaaatagaaataagaaatagaaataagaaatagaaataagaaatagaaataagaaatagaaataagaaatagaaataagaaatagaaataagaaatagaaataagaaatagaaataataaatataaataataaatagaaaaataataaatagaaataagaaatagaaataagaaatagaaataagaaatagaaataagaaatagaaataagaaatagaaataagaaatagaaataagaaatagaaataagaaatagaaataagaaatagaaataagaaatagaaataagaaatagaaataagaaatagaaataagaaatagaaataagaaatagaaataataaatataaataataaatagaaaaataataaatagaaataagAAATAGAAATAAGAAATAGAAATAAGAAATAGAAATAAGAAATAGAAATAAGAAATAGAAATAAGAAATAGAAATAAGAAATAGAAATAAGAAATAGAAATAAGAAATAGAAATAAGAAATAGAAATAAGAAATAGAAATAAGAAATAGAAATAAGAAATAGAAATAAGAAATAGAAATAAGAAATAGAAATAAGAAATAGAAATAAGAAATAGAAATAAGAAATAGAAATAAGGAATAGAAGGAACCAAAGAGATtatgtattttctttgtaacaGTTTAGAATACTTATcatcttaataaaatattattatctctAACCCTGGTATCTTTTGAACCCTGGTAACTTTTGAACTCCTGGTAACTTTTAAACCCAACTATTgggtacatttttttattttataacttttatattttttttgaaaaatttcatttttaactgtgtcaaatgctttagataagtttataaaacTTCTAGTACAAactctttttatcaaaaaaatcataCCGTTTGCTAAatctaaaatatcattttagattaatttttgtttttgtataacAAATATCTTAATAAGTTAATAACCGATTAACGAGTGTTTTATTAAGCTTATTAATTCTTTTATGCCTATCATTTAACCCTAGCTTTAAAGGTAGGGGGTATAAAGAatgaattgaaaattaaaatgttgaactttttttattgtaaaatcttACCgtcaaatatattttcttttctgCAACAAATGTTGgaagtaataataaatgtttttggcTTCATATTTATATCCTAAAATACTCTTAGAAAGTAATAGTGTCTATAGCATCTCCAAGTTACAATATACtaaagtttatttcttatttttctttacacAATCTTTATTTTGACTAAAATATTCAAGGCGTGTATCTGCTACGTCTTTACTGGTCTAAAATATCCTAAACTGAAGCCACAAACATAACTCAGTcagataaatttaatgataaattgtTATGGAGttgttgtatattatatactttatatttgcAAAACTTTATTCTGTAGAGAACTGTATGTCTTTAAGTTTAGGTTGTAATAATTAATGCAATGGAAGCTTATGAAGATAATAATTTatgcaattaaataatttatgcaatGGAAGATAATAGTTAAGATAGGAATGTAAAGAAAACGAAAAAGTAACAGTAAAATtttagtatgtattttttttttcttggattaaaaaaagaaaataacatagTGTCGTTTCAAATCGATCAAAATTTAATGCGGTATCTGGTTCTATTGGTGCATCTCCCTAATCCTCTTCAGCAAGAAAGCTTTCTGATACTGCTAGTGAGTATACTGAATGATACTGAGTGAAACCTCCCAAGATTTTTGAtagtattaacttttatttgtgttttttaataacttaataacagAAGAAGTTAATCGCACCTCTGAAGTCACAAGATTCATGTCCCCACTCTTCACATAACTTGCAGTGGTACCATTCATCGTTGGTCTTACCATATTGTTCATTACATATAATACAACGATTTTTACTATCCTCttcaaacatattttgtttttttaattctgaaaaatGTACTTCATCACCTGAGCTTGCATCATCATGCAATGATGTTACTAATCAATGGAATCATACTGTTTTTTGtacacttttttgttttaatctttataataacacttcttttaggttgtttttttgtttctttctcttcgatgttatttttttctgtaattatAGCTGAGGTCATTTTACggtccataaatttaaaattctttctaGGTCTTGACTTTAAGTAAGGCCTTACAATTTCAGGGCTAACCATTTGTTGCTGTGATGTTGATGGCTGCATTAAAGATTCTAACAATGTGATGTTTTTAGCCAAACCATCTGTTTTTGTGGGGTTTAACATTTGAGTTTCCAGGAGCATATGAAGTATCAATATGGGTTGTGCTGAGTCCTTATGTTGAGGATCTCAAGTTTTGTGTAGTAGCATCATCAAAAAAAACTGGCTCAGGTCTATCAGTTATGTAAGATATacgaaaattattttcagaattttcGTATATCTTACATAACTGATAGAATCTTTCGGCAGGATTTTCTTCACTTGGTTTTACATGACTTACAAAATGTTCTATTTCACTTTTCATAAAAGTCCTCCATCCTGAAACATGAGCTAAACCCAATGCTCCAGAAGGTCCATTATTCAACATGTGATCCTTATAAGAAAAATTGGAAGGTATATTATCACTTCCAGCattaatagaaaaaagattATTCACAAGCATACCTCGTTCTGCTGATGTAACCTGTCCTATTTGTTTTGAGCCCTTTGAAGCTATAATCTTTAGAGGGGCTAAAACGGTACTGCATCCTATTTCATCGTATTGAAAATTATGTGAGATGGAAAtctataatttttgtaaatgctgGTTAGCTTTTCAAAGAATGtgttaacatttattttgttgaaactTGTTGCTCTTGACAGAGATATCCTCTCAGGTTTTCTGACTGACAAATCTTTGTGCCTCGTCATAAAGCCACAAAGCCAttccacagatgccattttatCATCCTTCCATGTTTCAGGACAACTATTATTTGCCTCTGCGTACTGAAAAGCTAGTTTCCTTGCTTGTTTTTTCGTCAAACCGTAAAACATTTTAGATGcagttttaagatataaaactaatttatctTCTTTATGTTTAGTTGCCAGCATTCACTTCCCTTACAGCCTCTTTGATTGCTAAAGTTGGGGGCCTAGTAGTTGTAGTTGTCtagcttaaaaattttattactttcaaaaaatttaattacatgaTATAA
This genomic interval from Hydra vulgaris chromosome 01, alternate assembly HydraT2T_AEP contains the following:
- the LOC105843828 gene encoding formyl peptide receptor-related sequence 6, which encodes MISNLTAKRNISSLNLFEEITLSEWCLIAAFALILITGVFGNAFVIYVFGFKRKSNHRSTTDCLILYLGIIDFLTSFFNPLLYIYWTITKYQRWDFGNLGCQIIPSIGPIMTSVSSGLLLILAIDRYIAIVTPFYGQLTQKTVTMAFIVDIFLSILSFLHYIFALRIHPAYGFCYIPNMADYKYGLPNCSFIILRLSLFSIVFGFTNIKIFRTLKKCSGNIKSKEVRVERLKQTKKITVVLLTMGLVFILLVFPRELFYLVIHITLIDGKKNAAKFTNTLMVINSWLKVAHTANSCANVFIYSHMQTKYRKQIIQILASFGCCKKTLSRQSISVSIISYIRDRGRFSSRNYRQEFKKILLIQEEDSISSADAVFFQRAQQWKVKV